The Triticum aestivum cultivar Chinese Spring chromosome 3A, IWGSC CS RefSeq v2.1, whole genome shotgun sequence genome includes a region encoding these proteins:
- the LOC123058422 gene encoding acidic endochitinase → MACELKWSPLLPILLLAGMVGISHAGNIAVYWGQNGNEGTLADACNSGLYAYVMVSFLSTFGNGQTPAINLAGHCDPLSGNCNVFSSDITTCQSNGVKVLLSLGGGAGSYGLSSSEDAQSVATYLWDNFLGGSSSSRPLGDAVLDGIDFDIETGNSAHYDELATFLSQYSAQGRKVYLTAAPQCPYPDASLGPALQTGLFDNVWVQFYNNPPCQYASGDASNLLSAWNTWTSSVKVSGGFYLGVPASTAAAGSGYVSPGDLTSAVLPGVKGASNYGGIMVWDRYNDVQNSYSSQVKDSV, encoded by the coding sequence ATGGCTTGTGAACTCAAATGGTCTCCTCTCCTCCCCATTCTCCTACTCGCCGGCATGGTTGGCATCTCCCACGCCGGCAACATCGCCGTCTACTGGGGCCAGAACGGTAACGAGGGCACGCTCGCCGACGCCTGCAACTCCGGCCTCTACGCGTACGTCATGGTCTCCTTCCTCAGCACCTTCGGCAATGGCCAGACCCCCGCCATCAACCTCGCCGGACACTGCGATCCGCTCTCCGGCAACTGCAACGTCTTCAGCTCCGACATCACGACGTGCCAGTCCAACGGCGTCAAGGTGCTCCTCTCTCTCGGCGGCGGCGCCGGCAGCTACGGCCTTTCCTCCAGCGAGGACGCCCAGAGCGTCGCCACCTACCTGTGGGACAACTTCCTCGGCGGCAGCTCGTCGTCCCGCCCGCTCGGCGACGCCGTCCTGGACGGCATCGACTTCGACATCGAGACGGGCAACTCGGCGCACTACGACGAGCTGGCCACGTTCCTGTCACAGTACAGCGCGCAGGGCAGGAAGGTGTACCTGACGGCGGCGCCGCAGTGCCCGTACCCGGACGCGTCGCTGGGGCCGGCGCTGCAGACGGGGCTGTTCGACAACGTGTGGGTGCAGTTCTACAACAACCCGCCGTGCCAGTACGCGAGCGGGGACGCGAGCAACCTGCTGAGCGCGTGGAACACGTGGACGAGCAGcgtgaaggtgtccgggggcttctACCTCGGCGTGCCGGCCTCGACGGCCGCGGCCGGGAGCGGGTACGTGTCGCCTGGCGACCTCACGTCGGCGGTGCTCCCCGGCGTGAAGGGCGCCAGCAACTACGGTGGGATCATGGTGTGGGACCGCTACAACGACGTGCAGAACAGCTACAGCAGCCAGGTGAAGGATAGCGTCTGA
- the LOC123061644 gene encoding plastidial pyruvate kinase 2, with protein MAQVVAAAGAAGAARPLGGASGADSLRPVARLPFGPRDLRERWSGSVASRGRREHPVASVISADAEVLPVSPDDDAVVKEEENFQHLKAVQQLATAANGVWSKPNVRRKTKIVCTIGPSTNTREMIWNLAEAGMNVARLNMSHGDHASHQKVIDLVKEYNAQTKDNVIALMVDTKGPEVRSGDLPQPIFLETGQEFTFTIKRGVGTETCVSVNYDDFVNDVEAGDMLLVDGGMMSFLVKSKTEDSVKCEVIDGGELKSRRHLNVRGKSATLPSITDKDWDDIKFGVENQVDYYAVSFVKDAQVVHELKDYLRSSNADIHVIVKIESADSIPNLHSIITASDGAMVARGDLGAELPIEEVPLLQEEIIRMCRSMGKAVIVATNMLESMIVHPTPTRAEVSDIAIAVREGADAVMLSGETAHGKFPLKAVKVMHTVALRTEATIIGGETPSNLGQVFKNHMSEMFAYHSTMMSNTLGTSIVVFTRTGFMSILLSHYRPSGTIFAFTDQEIVRQRLALYQGVCPVHMEFSDCAEKTFADALSYLLKHGMVKEGEEVALVQSGRQPIWRSQSTHNIQVRKV; from the exons ATGGCgcaggtggtggcggcagcgggcgcGGCGGGAGCGGCCAGGCCGCTCGGCGGCGCATCTGGGGCCGACTCGCTCCGGCCCGTGGCGAGGCTGCCCTTCGGCCCGCGCGACTTGAGGGAGAGATGGAGCGGGAGCGTGGCCTCCAGGGGTCGACGTGAGCACCCGGTCGCCTCGGTGATTAGCGCCGACGCCGAGGTGCTGCCGGTGTCGCCCGACGACGACGCGGTCGTCAAG GAAGAAGAAAATTTCCAGCATCTTAAGGCTGTCCAGCAACTAGCAACAGCAGCCAATGGTGTGTGGTCTAAACCAAATGTTAGGCGCAAGACAAAGATTGTGTGCACAATTGGTCCCTCAACTAACACGAGAGAGATGATCTGGAACCTTGCCGAGGCTGGCATGAATGTGGCTCGGCTTAATATGTCACATGGAGACCATGCATCACACCAGAAAGTTATTGACTTGGTGAAGGAGTATAATGCTCAAACGAAGGACAATGTGATTGCGCTTATGGTTGACACCAAG GGCCCAGAAGTTAGGAGTGGAGATTTGCCTCAGCCTATATTCTTGGAAACTGGCCAGGAATTCACCTTCACAATTAAGAGGGGGGTTGGGACTGAGACATGTGTTAGTGTTAACTATGATGACTTTGTTAATGATGTAGAAGCCGGTGACATGCTCCTTGTGGATG GAGGAATGATGTCATTTCTGGTCAAATCAAAAACCGAAGATTCTGTAAAATGTGAAGTTATTGATGGAGGTGAATTAAAATCCAGGCGTCACCTGAATGTCCGTGGCAAGAGCGCAACCTTGCCATCAATCACCG ATAAGGACTGGGATGATATTAAGTTTGGGGTGGAAAATCAGGTTGACTACTATGCTGTTTCTTTCGTCAAAGATGCTCAAGTTGTGCATGAATTGAAGGATTATCTCAGAA GCTCGAATGCGGATATACACGTAATTGTGAAAATTGAAAGTGCAGATTCTATTCCAAACTTACATTCAATCATTACAGCATCTGATGGG GCTATGGTTGCCAGGGGTGATTTGGGGGCTGAACTTCCTATCGAGGAGGTACCATTGCTGCAG GAAGAAATTATTAGAATGTGCAGAAGCATGGGAAAAGCTGTCATTGTCGCCACTAATATGCTGGAAAGCATGATCGTTCATCCAACTCCAACCCGTGCAGAAGTTTCAGACATTGCTATAGCTGTTCGGGAAGGTGCTGATGCAGTTATGCTTTCTGGGGAAACTGCACATGGAAA ATTTCCCTTGAAAGCTGTCAAGGTCATGCATACTGTTGCACTAAGAACTGAAGCAACTATTATTGGCGGGGAAACACCGTCTAACCTTGGTCAGGTGTTCAAG AACCACATGAGCGAAATGTTTGCCTACCATTCAACAATGATGTCCAATACACTTGGTACATCAATTGTGGTTTTCACAAGGACGGGATTTATGTCTATCCTACTTAGCCATTACCGGCCATCTGGCACCATATTTGCCTTCACAGATCA GGAGATAGTTAGACAACGACTGGCTTTGTACCAAGGTGTATGTCCAGTTCACATGGAATTTTCTGATTGTGCTGAGAAGACATTTGCTGATGCTTTATCTTACTTGCTG AAGCATGGTATGGTGAAGGAAGGTGAGGAGGTTGCACTCGTTCAGAGTGGCAGACAACCCATCTGGAGGTCGCAGTCCACCCACAATATTCAGGTTAGGAAGGTTTGA